In Phalacrocorax aristotelis chromosome 6, bGulAri2.1, whole genome shotgun sequence, one DNA window encodes the following:
- the LOC142059225 gene encoding selenoprotein Pb-like isoform X1 has product MGLLVLALAAWLGLGLASASEEVANSSWLCREAPTWSVNGLSPMAGAAGQVTVVALLKASUQFCLQQARSLGDLREKLTRQGTVDVRYMIVNEKAPLSRAMFGELERQAPPGVPVFQPEPEEPDVWQVLGGDKDDFLVYDRCGRLAFHIQLPYSFLHFPYVESAIRFTHSKDFCGNCSFYPNTTQEANSTMEVPVTLSPLPKQEGKESETPIHQHNPLHPHHHHEVSSERATDPSGDHEPATHAHHHHGDHGQPHHEGKKQKEGNGH; this is encoded by the exons AtggggctgctggtgctggcCCTGGCcgcctggctggggctggggctggcctcGGCATCTGAGGAAGTGGCCAACAGCAGCTGGCTCTGCCGAGAGGCGCCAACATGGAGCGTCAACGGCTTGAGCCCCATGGcgggggcagcagggcaggtgacGGTGGTGGCCCTGCTGAAGGCCAGCTGACAattctgcctgcagcaggccCGCAG CCTCGGGGACCTGCGGGAGAAGCTGACCCGACAGGGCACAGTCGACGTCCGCTACATGATCGTCAACGAGAAGGCACCGCTCTCCCGTGCCATGTTCGGGGAGCTGGAGCGCCAGGCCCCCCCTGgcgtccctgtcttccagccgGAGCCGGAGGAGCCCGATGTCTGGCAGGTCCTGGGGGGCGACAAGGACGACTTCCTCGTCTACGACCG GTGCGGCCGCCTGGCTTTCCACATCCAGCTGCCCTACAGCTTCCTCCACTTCCCCTACGTGGAGTCGGCCATCCGCTTCACCCACAGCAAGGACTTCTGCGGCAACTGCTCCTTCTACCCCAACACCACCCAGGAG GCTAACAGTACCATGGAGGTCCCTGTAACCCTGAGCCCACTTCCCAAACAAGAGGGGAAGGAGTCAGAGACCCCCATTCACCAGCACAATCCCCTCCATCCTCACCACCACCATGAGGTCAGCAGCGAGAGAGCCACAGACCCAAGTGGGGACCACGAACCTGCCACCCATGCTCACCACCACCATGGAGACCACGGCCAGCCCCATCATGAggggaagaagcagaaggaaggaaatgggcACTAA
- the LOC142059225 gene encoding uncharacterized protein LOC142059225 isoform X2, giving the protein MERQRLEPHGGGSRAGDGGGPAEGQLTILPAAGPQPRGPAGEADPTGHSRRPLHDRQREGTALPCHVRGAGAPGPPWRPCLPAGAGGARCLAGPGGRQGRLPRLRPAMVSSCRCGRLAFHIQLPYSFLHFPYVESAIRFTHSKDFCGNCSFYPNTTQEANSTMEVPVTLSPLPKQEGKESETPIHQHNPLHPHHHHEVSSERATDPSGDHEPATHAHHHHGDHGQPHHEGKKQKEGNGH; this is encoded by the exons ATGGAGCGTCAACGGCTTGAGCCCCATGGcgggggcagcagggcaggtgacGGTGGTGGCCCTGCTGAAGGCCAGCTGACAattctgcctgcagcaggccCGCAG CCTCGGGGACCTGCGGGAGAAGCTGACCCGACAGGGCACAGTCGACGTCCGCTACATGATCGTCAACGAGAAGGCACCGCTCTCCCGTGCCATGTTCGGGGAGCTGGAGCGCCAGGCCCCCCCTGgcgtccctgtcttccagccgGAGCCGGAGGAGCCCGATGTCTGGCAGGTCCTGGGGGGCGACAAGGACGACTTCCTCGTCTACGACCG GCCATGGTTTCTTCCTGCAGGTGCGGCCGCCTGGCTTTCCACATCCAGCTGCCCTACAGCTTCCTCCACTTCCCCTACGTGGAGTCGGCCATCCGCTTCACCCACAGCAAGGACTTCTGCGGCAACTGCTCCTTCTACCCCAACACCACCCAGGAG GCTAACAGTACCATGGAGGTCCCTGTAACCCTGAGCCCACTTCCCAAACAAGAGGGGAAGGAGTCAGAGACCCCCATTCACCAGCACAATCCCCTCCATCCTCACCACCACCATGAGGTCAGCAGCGAGAGAGCCACAGACCCAAGTGGGGACCACGAACCTGCCACCCATGCTCACCACCACCATGGAGACCACGGCCAGCCCCATCATGAggggaagaagcagaaggaaggaaatgggcACTAA